The genomic DNA ATTCCCTGCACCATTATGCTGACTGCTTTAGACAATATTATTTTTAAAAATCAAGGTGGACGGCGGATGTGGTTCAACTATTTATTAGCGCTAAGTTTTGGCTTTATCCACGGAATGGGTTTTGCCAACACAGTGCGGATGATGCTGGCACAAGAACAGAGCATAGGAATTCCACTTTTAGGCTTTAATATTGGGTTAGAATTGGGGCAGCTGGCAGCCGTAGCCATCATTATTCTCATAGATGTGGTAATGATTAAAGGGCTGAAAATCCCGCGTTCGTGGTGGGTTAAAGCTACTTCGCTTATTGTGTTCTTATGGGCGGCAACAATGGCTTGGGAGCGACTACCTTTCTAAAAAATGAAGTTCGCTACTTTTAGAAAATCAAGGTAAATTTTGCCTCAAATTATTTGAACCTTATTTTAAATTTTCTTAAATTTACCATCTTAAAATTTTAAAAAATGACAGTTTTAGAGAAAATAGCCGCATTGCGTGGCAAGATGAAAGAGCAAAATATCTCTACATTTATCGTCTTTTCTGCAGACCCTCATATGAGTGAATATTTACCCAAAGAATGGGAGGAAAGAGCTTGGTTATCAGGGTTTACGGGCTCTGCGGGCTTTGTGGTAATTACTGAAAATAAAGCCGCTTTGTGGACAGATGGGCGTTATTTTGTGCAGGCACCACAGGAGTTGGAAGGCTCAGGCATCGTGCTGATGAAAGACGGCGTAGAGGGCACGCCTCATTATATTGATTGGATAAAATCTGAGGTGCCAAACGGAGGTAAAGTGGCTGTTAATGCTCTGGCAACGGCGCACGCCCAATGGGAAGCTTTAGAACAAGCCTTAGCGAGCAAGCAGATTCAGCTGGTAGATGCACCGCTTCTCAAAGAAATTTGGACGGACAGACCAGCGCCATCTAAAAACGAGATTTTTGTCCATCCATTAAAATGGGCAGGGCAGTCGGTGGAGGATAAATTGGCTGCCATTCATCAAAAAATGGAGGAAAAAGGCGCCTCTGTACATATCATCAGCAGTTTAGATGATGTGGCGTGGACTCTCAATTTAAGAGGAAGCGATGTCAATTGTAACCCTGTATTTGTGGGCTATATTGTCCTCACTAAAAATGAAAATGTCCTCTTTGTAGACTTAGAAAAACTCAGCGTAGAAGCCAGAAAACAACTGGATGAAGCGAATGTGAAAATGATGCCTTACGAAGAATTTTTCCACTATCTTCAGCATTTTAAAAACGAAAATATCCTCATCTCGCCACAGTCTAATCAGTCTATTTTCAAGGCTTTAGAAGGCAATGCAATTCAGCTTTCTGCCGCACCTGGCAACCTGATGAAAGCCCAAAAGAACGCTACAGAATTAGAAGGATTCCGCACGGTGATGGTGAGAGATGGCGTAGCGATGGTTAAATTTCTCCACTGGCTGAAACACAATGTAGGGCGAGAGCCAATGACGGAATATTCTATTGGCAAAAAATTAAAATCTTTCCGTGCTGAGGGCGAAAATTTTGTCGGAGAAAGCTTTGGAAGCATCATCGGTTATTTAGGCAATGGTGCTATTGTCCATTATTCCGCTAAGGCAGACACTTGCAAAGAGGTTTTGGCGGAAGGCAGCATCCTCATCGATTCAGGAGGTCAATATTTGGAAGGAACCACGGACATCACGCGTACTGTGGCGCTGGGCGAGGTTTCTCAGGAGTTTAAAGATGATTGTACGCTGGTTTTAAAGGGGATGATACAACTTTCTATGGTTAAATTTCCGAAGGGAACGCGCGGGGTTCATTTAGATGCCATCGCACGGCTTCCACTTTGGCAAAAAGGTAAAGATTATGCCCATGGTACGGGACACGGCGTGGGTAGTTTTATGAATGTTCACGAAGGTCCTCAGAATATCCGCAAAGATATGAACCCTCAGGAATTATTGCCAGGGATGGTATGTTCCAATGAACCAGGGTTTTACCTTGAAAATGCGTATGGTATCCGCCACGAAAATCTTATTGCCGTGAAGGAAGTAGAGCGAACGCCATTCGGAACTTTTTACGATTTTGAAACCTTGACCATATGCCCATTTGATACGGCAGCCCTCAACCCGAATTTACTGACCGATGTAGAGCGCGAGTGGCTAAATGATTACCACCGTTGGTGCGAAACTTCATTAGCGCCACATCTATCAGGCGAGGTAAAAGAATGGTTTTTACAAATCGTGAAACCAATTTAAATAACTGATTTTTAATATTTTATCAAAGCCAAGATGACTTCTGTCGCCTTGGCTTTGGCTACACTTTATAACGAGATTAAAATGAAAACTCACGACACCATAGTAGCCCTTGCTACGGCGCCAGGAGCGGGGGCGATTGCCGTTATTCGCGTTTCGGGGAAGGAGGCGGTTGCCCTTGTGGAACCTATTTTTGAGGCAAAAAACCGAGTGAAACTCAGTCGGCAGGCATCGCATTCGGTGCAGTTGGGGTGGATCAAAGACCAAAATCGCCTGATTGATGAGGCTTTGGTGAGTGTGTTCCACGGCAATCGTTCGTACACGGGCGAACCTACGGTGGAAATTTCGTGCCACGGAAGCCCGTATATTCAGCAGGAAATCATCAATTTATTGCTTCGCCAAGGCTGCCGAATGGCACAGGCTGGGGAGTTTACGCTGCGGGCGTTCATCAACGGAAAAATGGATTTGAGCCAAGCCGAAGCCGTTGCCGACCTCATTGCCAGCGACAACGAAGCGAGCCACCAACTGGCGATGCAACAGATGCGAGGCGGTTTTACCAACGAAATTCAGGAGCTGCGGACGGAATTGCTCAATTTTGCCTCCCTCATCGAGCTGGAACTGGATTTTGCGGAGGAAGATGTGGAGTTTGCCGACCGCTCGCAGTTTTTGGCATTGGTGGCACGGATTCAGAAGGCGCTCAACCGCCTCATCGACTCTTTTGCGGTGGGCAATGTGCTGAAAAACGGCATTCCCGTGGCTATTGTCGGCGAGCCCAATGTGGGCAAATCGACCCTTCTGAACGCCCTGCTGAACGAGGAGCGAGCCATTGTGAGCGACATTGCGGGCACCACGCGAGACACCATCGAGGACGAGATTGCCATCGGCGGCGTGGGCTTCCGTTTTATCGATACGGCGGGCATTCGTGAGACCACCGACACCATCGAGGAACTGGGCATCAAAAAGACCTTTGAGAAGATGCAGCAGGCACAGATTGTGGTCTATCTTTTTGATGTGAAACGGGTTCAAAATCAGCAACTTTCGGTAGCGGGAATACAGTTGGAAATCGCTAAAATCCGAGAGCAGTTTCCGCATAAACCTCTGGTGGTCATCGCCAACAAAATGGATTTGCTTTCGACGGAAGAACAGCACGAACTTCAAAGCCACATTTCAGACTTGATTTTGCTCTCAGCCAAAGAAAAACAAGGCGTGGAAGTGCTTAAAAATCAGCTCTTAAAGTTCGTCAACACGGGTGTTCTCAAAAGCAATGATGCCATCGTAACCAACGCCCGCCACTACGACGCTCTCCTGAAAGCCCAACAAGCGATGCAGCAAGTTCAAGAGGGGCTTAACTTGGGCATCACTGGCGATTTACTGGCGATAGACATTCGCGAAGCTCTCTACCATTTCGGCGAAATCACTGGCGAAATCACCAACGACGAACTTTTGGGCAATATCTTTTCGAATTTCTGCATCGGGAAGTGATTTTTTTGAGGGGAGGTTATGAGGAATAAAAAAATTAGAAATAAACGATCTAAAATATCGCTGCTCACTCAAAAAAACTCCAAAATTCCTGCTATAGAAATTAAAAAAAACAGTATTTTCGCATATACTTCTCATAATATAGAAGATGAAGAAATAAAAAATGACGATTATGGCTTCTAATTTTATCTTTTTGGAAAAAGACTATGCTCTTCTTTATCAAATAGCAAATTTATCGGAGAAATATTTGTATTCAGATCCGAATACTTGTATGTTCAAATTGCGACAGTTCAGTGAGATGATGGTCAATGAGATTTACCAAATAGAACATATTCCGTTGCCTATGGAGTCGCACCAAGCCAATAAAATCAATACGCTGAGAAGGGAAGGGATGATAGAGCCCATCATTGCTGATATGTTGCATCAGTTACGCCTCAAAGGGAATGATGCTGTGCATTCGGTGTATGCTTCGGCGGAAACGGCAGAAACACTGCTCCGAATGGCTTATAAGTTGGCACGCTGGTTTGCACTGTCGTATGGAGAGGGCACGCAGGGGCATTCGGCATTTGTGTTGCCTGAGAAAAATACCCTTTCTATCGATGTGCTGAAGCAGGAAAAGGAAGCCCAAGAGCAGGAAATTAAAGCCTTGCAAAAAGCCGTACTTCAGCTTCAAAAACAGAAAGATTATATAGAGGAAAGTCAGTCTAAAGCATTTATTTCCAAGCAGAAAGAACGCGTGAGCCAATCTCGGCGCTATGCTGGGGAACTAACCCTCTCCGAAGCCGAAACCCGAAAAATTATTGATAGTCAGTTGCAGGAAGCAGGTTGGGAAGCCGACTCCGAACTTTTGAAATATTCCAAAGGCACTCGCCCACAGAAAGGAAGAAATTTAGCCATTGCAGAGTTTCCTACCGAGAAGGGAAGAGCCGATTATGCCCTTTTTGCAGGGTTAAAATTGGTGGGCATTGTGGAAGCCAAATCCGAGAGCAAAGATGTTTCTGGCATTATCGTAAATCAGTGTAAAGACTATGCAACCAGCATAAAACCAGAGCATTCCGACTATGTGATCCAAAATTGGGGAGCCTATCAGGTGCCTTTTGTTTTTGCTACCAATGGACGAAAATACCTCAAACAATTGGAAACCAAGTCTGGCATTTGGTTTTTGGATACCCGCCAGAGCGATAATATTCCGAAGGCGTTGCAGCATTGGAAAAGTCCGCAAGGGTTGTTAGAAGATTTGGAAAAAGACATTGAAAAAGCCAACCGAGAACTCTCGGAAACTTCCTATGATTTGCTGCGAGATAAGGACGGATTGAACCTCCGTGAGTACCAAATAAAAGCGGTGGAAGCGGTGGAGCAAAGCCTTTTTAAGGGCAAGCAATCCATTTTGGTATCAATGGCAACGGGAACAGGGAAAACCCGCACTATTTTAGCGATGATTTATCGTTTTTTGAAAACTAAACGCTTCAAAAGAATTCTCTTTTTGGTTGATCGAAATTCACTGGGAACACAAGCCCACGATGTTTTTAAAGAAGTAAAAATAGAAGAGCTGCAAACGCTTAATAACATTTACAATATCAAGAAGTTAGAAGACAAAACCATCGATAGAGAAACCAAAATCCATATGAGCACTGTGCAGGCGATGGTCAAGCGTTTGTTGTATAATGAGGACGGCAATCCTCCGCTGGTTTCGGATTATGATTTGGTGATTATAGATGAAGCACACAGAGGCTATACCCTTGATAGAGAGGTGGATGACGATGAGCTGGAGTTTCGCAATCAAGAAGATTTCATCAGTAAATACCGAATGGTGATAGAGTATTTTGACGCTGTAAAAATAGCCGTAACGGCAACGCCTGCCCTGCATACTTCCGAAATTTTTGGGAAAGCCGTGTTTGAATATTCTTACAGAGAGGCGGTGTTAGACGGTTATTTGGTGGATTATAATATCCCTAAACAAATCCGGACGGAATTGAGCGAAGAGGGCATTCATTATAAAAAAGGCGAAACCATTCAGGTTTTTGATGCCGAAAAAAATGAAATTATTGATTTTTCTGAGCTTGAAGATGAACTGGATTTTGATATAGACCAATTTAACAAAAAAGTCATCGTAGAGAGTTTTAATCGAGTGGTGCTTGAGGATATTGCGCAACATATTGACCCTGAGGGAGATGGTAAAACGCTGATTTTTGCGGTTGATGATAACCACGCTGATTTGATTGTAAAAATCCTCAAAGAAATTTATGCCGAGCAAGGCGTAGACCACGAGGCGATTAAGAAAATCACGGGTAGCATTGGCGATAAAAACCGAGTGGCACAAGCCATCAAGGAGTTTAAAAACGAAAAATACCCTAATATTGTGGTAACCGTAGATTTATTAACCACAGGAATTGATGTAGAAACCATCACCACTTTGGTATTTTTACGACGGGTAAAATCAAGGATTTTGTTTATGCAAATGCTGGGGAGAGCCACGCGTTTATGCCCAAGAATAGGCAAGGAAAGCTTTGATATTTATGACCCTGTCGGCGTTTTTGAAAGCATTATTGATGTAACGGATATGAAACCTGTGGTGGTCAATCCTACCATGAGTTTGGAAGATCTTCAAACAGGAATACAGCGTGCCAAAGATGAGGATACGCTCAAAAAATATGTCAATCAGTTGGTAGGAAGGCTGCAAAGGCGTGCCAAAAATATCATTGATGAAGATAAAGAATATTTTCTAAATATCACGCAAGGAGTTGATGTACAGGAGTTTATCAAAGAATTGAAAAGCTTGCCAGCGGAGCATATCAAAACCTTTGTGCAAGAACATAGCGAGCCGATTCAGCATCTATTTCATTCCTCACCCAAGCGTAGAATTTCTCATTATAAAGTGATTAGCGATAAGCCCGACCGAGTGTCAGAACGCTTTGAAGGCTATGGAAAAATGGCAGAACGCCCAGCGGATTATATCGAAGAATTTAAAACCTTTATCACCGAAAATCAAAATAAAATAGCGGCACTCACCGTGCTTTGCACGCGCCCCAAAGACCTGACCCGCACCGAATTGAAAAAACTACATATGGAATTGGACAACGCAGGGTATCGCATCAATGAGGTCAATAAAGCGTGGAATCAGGTTAAAAATGTGGAGATTATCACGGATATTATTGGATTGGTTCGCACGATGGCTTTGGGCAGCACTTTGGTGGATTATAGCACACGGCTGGAAAATGCATTTGCCAAACTCAAAGAAAATCATCAGTTTAGCAAAATAGAAGAACGCTGGTTAGACCTGATTGAGAAGCATTTGAGAAAAGAACAATTTATCGACCGTGAGAGTTTTGAGGTAGGCGCTTTTAAAAACAAAGGAGGTTTTGAAAAAATCAATAAAGCATTTAAAAATCAGTTAAATAGCATTATTGATGAGTTGAAAACTTATCTATTCGAAACCGCATAAAAAAATCAATTATATATAATAAAATATCCAAAAAAATAGGAAATGAATAACCAAGAAATAGTATCAAAATTGTGGCAATTGTGTAATGTATTGAGAGATGACGGCATCACCTACCATCAATATGTAACGGAACTGACCTATATTTTGTTCTTAAAAATGGCAAAAGAAACCACCACCGAAGCCGAAATTCCAGAAGAATACCGTTGGGATCAGTTGGTTACCAAAGACGGCATTGCCCTCAAAAAGTTTTATAAAGAACTTTTGGAGCATTTGGGCGAACGCTGTACTGGGCGGGTGCGAGAGATTTACGCTGGGGCACAAACCAATATCGAGGAGCCTCGGAATTTAGAAAGAATCATCAAAACTATCGATGAGTTGGATTGGTATTCTGCCAAAGAAGAAGGTTTGGGCAATTTGTACGAAGGGCTTTTGGAGAAGAATGCCAGTGAGAAAAAATCAGGGGCAGGGCAATATTTTACCCCTCGGGTGCTGATTGATGTGATGACGGAGCTGATCAATCCTCAGGCTGGCGAACGCTGTAACGACCCTGCTTGCGGTACTTTTGGCTTTATGATTGCTGCCGATCGACACATTAAAAACCAAACCGATGACCTGTTTGACCTCTCGGAAAAAGAACAAGAATTCCAAATCAATGAAGCCTTTACAGGCGGAGAGCTCGTGCACGAAACCCACCGCTTGGCACTGATGAATGCGATGCTCCACGATATTAAAGGTCATATAAAATTAGGCGATACCCTCTCTTCGGAAGGAAAAAATATGATGGGCTTTGATGTGGTGCTAACCAATCCACCCTTTGGTACCAAGAAAGGCGGCGAGCGGGCAACGCGTGATGATTTGACTTTCTCAACCTCTAATAAGCAGCTCAATTTTTTGCAACATATCTACCGAAGCCTCAACACCAATGGGCGTGCTGGCGTGGTATTGCCCGATAATGTTCTCTTTGTAGATGGCGAGGGCGAAAATATCCGCAAAGACCTGATGAACAAATGCAATCTGCATACTATTTTGCGGCTGCCGACAGGAATTTTTTATGC from Riemerella columbina includes the following:
- a CDS encoding HupE/UreJ family protein, whose translation is MSDFLFYLQLGWEHIISTDALDHQLFIWALVIVYTIKDFKSLLILVTAFTIGHSLTLVLSVLDVVRLSSAWVEFLIPCTIMLTALDNIIFKNQGGRRMWFNYLLALSFGFIHGMGFANTVRMMLAQEQSIGIPLLGFNIGLELGQLAAVAIIILIDVVMIKGLKIPRSWWVKATSLIVFLWAATMAWERLPF
- a CDS encoding aminopeptidase P family protein encodes the protein MTVLEKIAALRGKMKEQNISTFIVFSADPHMSEYLPKEWEERAWLSGFTGSAGFVVITENKAALWTDGRYFVQAPQELEGSGIVLMKDGVEGTPHYIDWIKSEVPNGGKVAVNALATAHAQWEALEQALASKQIQLVDAPLLKEIWTDRPAPSKNEIFVHPLKWAGQSVEDKLAAIHQKMEEKGASVHIISSLDDVAWTLNLRGSDVNCNPVFVGYIVLTKNENVLFVDLEKLSVEARKQLDEANVKMMPYEEFFHYLQHFKNENILISPQSNQSIFKALEGNAIQLSAAPGNLMKAQKNATELEGFRTVMVRDGVAMVKFLHWLKHNVGREPMTEYSIGKKLKSFRAEGENFVGESFGSIIGYLGNGAIVHYSAKADTCKEVLAEGSILIDSGGQYLEGTTDITRTVALGEVSQEFKDDCTLVLKGMIQLSMVKFPKGTRGVHLDAIARLPLWQKGKDYAHGTGHGVGSFMNVHEGPQNIRKDMNPQELLPGMVCSNEPGFYLENAYGIRHENLIAVKEVERTPFGTFYDFETLTICPFDTAALNPNLLTDVEREWLNDYHRWCETSLAPHLSGEVKEWFLQIVKPI
- the mnmE gene encoding tRNA uridine-5-carboxymethylaminomethyl(34) synthesis GTPase MnmE, translating into MKTHDTIVALATAPGAGAIAVIRVSGKEAVALVEPIFEAKNRVKLSRQASHSVQLGWIKDQNRLIDEALVSVFHGNRSYTGEPTVEISCHGSPYIQQEIINLLLRQGCRMAQAGEFTLRAFINGKMDLSQAEAVADLIASDNEASHQLAMQQMRGGFTNEIQELRTELLNFASLIELELDFAEEDVEFADRSQFLALVARIQKALNRLIDSFAVGNVLKNGIPVAIVGEPNVGKSTLLNALLNEERAIVSDIAGTTRDTIEDEIAIGGVGFRFIDTAGIRETTDTIEELGIKKTFEKMQQAQIVVYLFDVKRVQNQQLSVAGIQLEIAKIREQFPHKPLVVIANKMDLLSTEEQHELQSHISDLILLSAKEKQGVEVLKNQLLKFVNTGVLKSNDAIVTNARHYDALLKAQQAMQQVQEGLNLGITGDLLAIDIREALYHFGEITGEITNDELLGNIFSNFCIGK
- the hsdR gene encoding type I restriction-modification system endonuclease, with the translated sequence MASNFIFLEKDYALLYQIANLSEKYLYSDPNTCMFKLRQFSEMMVNEIYQIEHIPLPMESHQANKINTLRREGMIEPIIADMLHQLRLKGNDAVHSVYASAETAETLLRMAYKLARWFALSYGEGTQGHSAFVLPEKNTLSIDVLKQEKEAQEQEIKALQKAVLQLQKQKDYIEESQSKAFISKQKERVSQSRRYAGELTLSEAETRKIIDSQLQEAGWEADSELLKYSKGTRPQKGRNLAIAEFPTEKGRADYALFAGLKLVGIVEAKSESKDVSGIIVNQCKDYATSIKPEHSDYVIQNWGAYQVPFVFATNGRKYLKQLETKSGIWFLDTRQSDNIPKALQHWKSPQGLLEDLEKDIEKANRELSETSYDLLRDKDGLNLREYQIKAVEAVEQSLFKGKQSILVSMATGTGKTRTILAMIYRFLKTKRFKRILFLVDRNSLGTQAHDVFKEVKIEELQTLNNIYNIKKLEDKTIDRETKIHMSTVQAMVKRLLYNEDGNPPLVSDYDLVIIDEAHRGYTLDREVDDDELEFRNQEDFISKYRMVIEYFDAVKIAVTATPALHTSEIFGKAVFEYSYREAVLDGYLVDYNIPKQIRTELSEEGIHYKKGETIQVFDAEKNEIIDFSELEDELDFDIDQFNKKVIVESFNRVVLEDIAQHIDPEGDGKTLIFAVDDNHADLIVKILKEIYAEQGVDHEAIKKITGSIGDKNRVAQAIKEFKNEKYPNIVVTVDLLTTGIDVETITTLVFLRRVKSRILFMQMLGRATRLCPRIGKESFDIYDPVGVFESIIDVTDMKPVVVNPTMSLEDLQTGIQRAKDEDTLKKYVNQLVGRLQRRAKNIIDEDKEYFLNITQGVDVQEFIKELKSLPAEHIKTFVQEHSEPIQHLFHSSPKRRISHYKVISDKPDRVSERFEGYGKMAERPADYIEEFKTFITENQNKIAALTVLCTRPKDLTRTELKKLHMELDNAGYRINEVNKAWNQVKNVEIITDIIGLVRTMALGSTLVDYSTRLENAFAKLKENHQFSKIEERWLDLIEKHLRKEQFIDRESFEVGAFKNKGGFEKINKAFKNQLNSIIDELKTYLFETA
- a CDS encoding N-6 DNA methylase — translated: MNNQEIVSKLWQLCNVLRDDGITYHQYVTELTYILFLKMAKETTTEAEIPEEYRWDQLVTKDGIALKKFYKELLEHLGERCTGRVREIYAGAQTNIEEPRNLERIIKTIDELDWYSAKEEGLGNLYEGLLEKNASEKKSGAGQYFTPRVLIDVMTELINPQAGERCNDPACGTFGFMIAADRHIKNQTDDLFDLSEKEQEFQINEAFTGGELVHETHRLALMNAMLHDIKGHIKLGDTLSSEGKNMMGFDVVLTNPPFGTKKGGERATRDDLTFSTSNKQLNFLQHIYRSLNTNGRAGVVLPDNVLFVDGEGENIRKDLMNKCNLHTILRLPTGIFYAQGVKTNVLFFTKGKTEKNNTQEVWFYDLRSNMPNFGKTNPLKYEHFEEFIQNYCGDDRSQRKETYSEENPKGRWRKYTIDEIMARDKTSLDITWIKQGEETEDIPLDELLENIEEKATNIMEAVEKLKAIFEAPQS